ATCATCGAAAACTTTATGCGCTCCACTATCGAACTCAACGACCTTACCCATGTGGATGAGACCAACGCTAAATCTATTTTCAACCTCTTGCGTTCGTTGGAACTTGTTTACATGGTAGATACGCAGTTTCGCCAAGTGACCTCGTACTTTTACAAAGAAAAGCGCGATGACATCACCCTTGGCCTCTCCAAAGGCCACCTGTTTTCCAAAATCAAACTCAACCCCGATAGCATTTTTATCAGCAACCCGTACATCAGTTCCCACACGGGCAACATGTGCATCACCGCCGCGCGCCCCGTGGAGGGCGGGTACCTCATCTTGGATTTCAAACTCCTTGACATTCTCAAAAGCCTTTCACTGATTGAGCTCAACCAACCTTTTAATCATGTCTCTAAACTTATTTACGGGCTTATTGGGTTTGCTTTGTTACTCATGGCGCTTGTGTTACTTGCTTTTGGAGCAAA
The nucleotide sequence above comes from Sulfurospirillum tamanense. Encoded proteins:
- a CDS encoding PDC sensor domain-containing protein translates to IIENFMRSTIELNDLTHVDETNAKSIFNLLRSLELVYMVDTQFRQVTSYFYKEKRDDITLGLSKGHLFSKIKLNPDSIFISNPYISSHTGNMCITAARPVEGGYLILDFKLLDILKSLSLIELNQPFNHVSKLIYGLIGFALLLMALVLLAFGAKVSISSFISGSLLHDIGSIFTPIIAITLALAIFDLARTILEREVFYKNYSESEEVEDKVLSKFLTSIIIALSIEALMVVFKITLSDFSNMLYALYLIGGISLLILSLGAYKWVSLKRNGT